The DNA region GCTGGGCGTGCACCATGAGTTCTTCGTGGGCTTCGTCGGCCGCTGCATCACGACCGGCGGCAAGGTTCGTCTTGATCGCCTCGATGGTCTCGTGGAACTCGTCGTGGTGGCCGGCGATCGCGGTGAGTGCGGCCTCGATCTCCGGGTTCTCGGTCTCGTAGGCAGCGCTCCAGCGCCCGAAGGCACAGGCCGTGGGGTCGCCGCCGCCCTCGAACCGGGTCCCGTCCTCCAACAGCCGCGCCACTGCGTCGGCCACCTTGTAGTGGTCGCCACGGAACTTCTGCAGGTCGCGTTGCAGTCCGGCGGGATCGAGGATGTCGGTTTCGAGCAGTTGCTGGTTCAGGGCCAGGGCTTCGTCGTTGATCTTCGCCCAATCGGCCATACGGCTCTGCAGTTCGGTCCAGAGCTGATTCTCGCGTGAGGTGTGCGGCAGCTCCTCGTATTGACGGATCTCACCACCGTACCGTACGCGAATGGCATCGATGCGGTCGTCGATCGCCTCGCGCTCGTCGTGCGAGAGCCACGGGCTGAGACTGGTGTTCAGCACCGCGACGAGATCGTTGAGCTCGGCCTCCATCATCGTGAGGCTCTCGGCCTTGGGCATCGAGACGTTCGCCACGTCGTCGAGCTCGCTGCTGACCGACCTCACCCCGTTCAATCCGACGATACCCACACCGACGGTGATCAGGGCGACCAGCAGGAAGCTGCCGATGAGTTTGACCGAGAGGGGGAGATTCTTCATGAGACCGGATCCTCGTCGTGGGCGGGCACGTGAACCCCGGCTCTGCACGGTGCGACCGCGCGCCGGGGGGAACAGGCGCGGATTCCAACTGCGATGACGCACTTCAAGAACCGGTCCACCTGCGGGCCGTCGGCACGGGGTTCGGGGGTTCCGGGTCCGCACTGCATGCGTCCGACGAGCACCAAGCTCTCAAGCTGTTGTGATGTCATGACTTGTAGCCGACGCACCAACCGAACCCCCGGCGTGTTCCGGAGGACGGGACGGATGGCTCCCGCCGCCGGACCGCGGAAGGCGCCTTCGTGCGTCCCATCGTCGCCCACGAGCGGCACGATTTCTTCCGGCATCCCGGAAGGATGGCGGTGGTGCGAACGGATCAGTCTCGGCCCCTCGCGGGTCCTCGGCTCCGAAGCTTTCCGAGAACGGTTCCGGACGGCGCGACACGACGCGGGGCTACTGGTGATCATGCATTATTTTCCTGGCCCAGATGCCCGGAACCGACGGCCTCTGGCCGTTTCGCCCGCCATCACGAATCCGCAGCCCCCGTTCGGAACGCCGGTGCCCTAGGCTGATCGACGACTTCACGTCTCCTTGCCCGATCGCGCCCGGACAACTTCCCCAGCGAGGCGAGCGTTCCCGTTCCACGGAGGAGGACCCCCGTGCGTCGCTTCGTCTCCTTGCTCGGTGTGGCCGTGTTGCTGATCGTCGCGGCCGACGCCCAGGCCAAGAATCCGATCCGTCGGGACTTCTTCTCGACCTACCCCGGTGCCGAGGGCTCGGCACTCGATGTCCTGCCGAGCAACTCCGCCCACTGCGGGGCATGCCACTACGACTTCAACGGCGGCGGTCCGCGCAACTGGTACGGCAGCCGCGTCGAGACCCTGCGCGCGCAGGGCCTGTCGAGCGCCGAGGCCTTCGTGGCGATCGAGACCGAGGATCCCGACACCGACGGCCACGACAACCTGACCGAGATCACCGACACGGTGAACTTCCCCAACACTCCGACCTTCCCGGGCCTGAGCAACGACGACCTGGCGTCGGTGGTGAACATCCCGCTGGCCGAGATCTCCCCCCACGTCACGCCGTCGGCGACCGTGGACGAGGATCCGCCCTTGGTGACGGTCACCTTCCCCAGCGGCGGCGAGACGCTCACTCCGAACAGCACCGTGGCCGTGACGTGGACCACCAGTGACGCCAGCGACATCGCGTCGGTGCTCGTGGAGCACTCCGACGACGGCGGCCTCACGTGGAAGGCCGCGAGCTTCGGGCTGTCGGACACCGGCAGCTACGACTGGTTCGTGCCGAGCCGCCCCGGCCCCGGCCAACTCGTCCGCGTGATCGCGACCGACAGCGCCGGCAACGAGGGATCCGGCGACAGCCCGTCGACCTTCACCATCGGCCCCGCGCCCGACGGCCGCGTGCCGACCACGCTGCGCGACGTCGACCTGCCGGGCACGCAGCCCTTCGAGGGCCCTGTGCTGGCCGACCCCGACGACAACTGCGCCACCTGCCACGGTAACTACGACACCGCCGTCGAACCGTGGGCCAACTGGCGCGGCAGCATGATGGCGCAATCGGCGCGCGATCCGTTGTTCCTGGCCTGCCTCGCCGTGGCCGAACAGGACGCGCCGGCCGTCGGCGACCTGTGCATCCGCTGCCACTCGCCCCGCGGCTGGC from Candidatus Krumholzibacteriia bacterium includes:
- a CDS encoding Ig-like domain-containing protein, encoding MRRFVSLLGVAVLLIVAADAQAKNPIRRDFFSTYPGAEGSALDVLPSNSAHCGACHYDFNGGGPRNWYGSRVETLRAQGLSSAEAFVAIETEDPDTDGHDNLTEITDTVNFPNTPTFPGLSNDDLASVVNIPLAEISPHVTPSATVDEDPPLVTVTFPSGGETLTPNSTVAVTWTTSDASDIASVLVEHSDDGGLTWKAASFGLSDTGSYDWFVPSRPGPGQLVRVIATDSAGNEGSGDSPSTFTIGPAPDGRVPTTLRDVDLPGTQPFEGPVLADPDDNCATCHGNYDTAVEPWANWRGSMMAQSARDPLFLACLAVAEQDAPAVGDLCIRCHSPRGWLAGRSLDTSGESLTAEDRQGISCDFCHKLVDWNYVDGVSPAEDAGILADLDDVPTQYTSGQYVMAPTAPKRGPYADALDTGHPVLESNFHRSSELCGTCHDVSNPAFSKVGEDDYAPNEFDAAHPTMDQSQMGPVERTYSEWKASDFAAGGVDLPQYGGVVETCQDCHMRDVTGVGANDPDAPVRTDLPLHDMTGGNTFVQDMIADAYPDEVDVAQLEASKIRAQETLEKAIQLDVTAADDGVDVRITNDTGHKLPTGYPEGRRIFVQVEGRDGNGDVVFTSGAFDFTSGDLT